Within Bdellovibrionales bacterium, the genomic segment AGCGGATCTGGCAAAACATATGACTGTCTCGTTGGAGTGAGCGGTGGCACCGACAGTTCATTTACCCTGTGGTGGACAAAGCAGTTGGGACTAAAACCTCTGGCTGTTCACTTTGACAACGGGTGGAACACCGAACAGTCTGTCAGAAATATCAAGCGTATAACTGATAAACTCGATGTGGATCTCATTACCTACGTAGTGGAATGGGAAGAGTTCAAAGACTTGCAACTCTCTTTTTTAAAGGCAGCGGTTCCATGCATTGAAACGCCAACAGACGTTGCTATTCATTCGGTTCTATATCAAACTGCTGCGAAGGAAGGAATTCAGTACATTCTCGGAGGGCAGAGTTTTCGTACCGAAGGCACAGTTCCCCGTGAATGGTCATATTTGGACAGCACCTACATTCAGAGTGTTCACCGCAAATTTGGTAAAGTAGCTCTCCACTCCTATCCGCAGTTGTCTTTGCCAAAAATTTTCTATTATACGTTTATCAGAGGTATCCGAAATATTCCGTTACTTAACTACATAGAATACAACAAAATCGTTGCAAAAGAGAAGCTAAGAATAGAGTTTGACTGGTCCGATTATGGCGGGCACCACTACGAAAACATTTATTCCCAATTTGCGTTTGGATGGTACCTCCCTAGAAAATTTGGAATTGATAAAAGAAAGATATCTTTATCAGGCCCAGTACGCAGTGGACAGATGAGTCGCGAGGAAGCCGTCAGTAAACTTGAATTAGCCCCTCCGGTTAGCGATGACATCATCGGGTATGTAACTAACAAACTTGGCATCACTCAAACTCAATTTGATTCCTTCATGACCTTGCCGCCGAGATCTTTCAGGGACTATTTTACCAGCTATGATTTTTTGAAGCACCTTAGGATTCCTGTCAAAGTAGCTGTGAAAATGAAATTCTTTACTCCCGTTCTTTACGAAAAGTACTATGGTTGAGGCCAAAGAGTGATAACAATTGTTGATTTCGGAATGGGTAATTTGCGCTCAATTCAGAGCAAATTCGACATGATGAAAATACAAAATAAAATAGTAAGCAAATCCGAGGATCTCGCAGACGCAACAAAGATCATTTTGCCCGGCGTTGGGCATTTTAGGGCAGGAATAAACAATCTTAGAAGTCAGGACCTAATAGAGCCACTGAGTTGCAAGGTGATGGAAGAAAAAGTACCAATCTTGGGAATTTGTTTGGGAATGCAACTATTAGCTGAATATTCTGAAGAGGGAGATTGCGCGGGACTAGGTTGGATCAATGGAAATATTCGACGATTTTCTTTTGAAATGGATCCACAGTCTCCCCGAGTGCCTCATGTTGGCTGGAATCAAGTCCAATGGAAAAGGGAATCCATCCTTATGAAGGATATACCCGAGGAAAAGCGCTTCTATTTTACTCATTCCTTTTATTTTGAGACCTTTGATGAAAATTTGATTCTTGCGACCACGAACCACGGGATTACCTTCACTAGCGCTATTTCCTCAAATAATATTTACGGAACACAGTTTCATCCCGAGAAAAGCCATTTGACTGGGCTTAAGATCCTAGAGAACTTTGCGAGGCGAACTTAGATGGTACGCCCTAGAATTATTCCGGTTTTACTTTTAAAAGGTAAGGGACTCGTCAAAGGAATCCAATACAAAGACCACGCCTATGTTGGTGACCCAATAAATGCTATTCAGATTTTCAACAGTAAAGAAGCTGACGAGATATTATTTCTCGATATTACTGCAACTTCTGAAAATAGGTCTACCTCCCCAGAATTTATTCAGAGTATTGCTGACCAATGCCTGATGC encodes:
- a CDS encoding N-acetyl sugar amidotransferase encodes the protein MLTRIQFNFFGGILNPIVTCVRCLCDTTISSITFDASGVCNFCKSHDRVASRYPLDSDNLELSKLVDAIKKSGSGKTYDCLVGVSGGTDSSFTLWWTKQLGLKPLAVHFDNGWNTEQSVRNIKRITDKLDVDLITYVVEWEEFKDLQLSFLKAAVPCIETPTDVAIHSVLYQTAAKEGIQYILGGQSFRTEGTVPREWSYLDSTYIQSVHRKFGKVALHSYPQLSLPKIFYYTFIRGIRNIPLLNYIEYNKIVAKEKLRIEFDWSDYGGHHYENIYSQFAFGWYLPRKFGIDKRKISLSGPVRSGQMSREEAVSKLELAPPVSDDIIGYVTNKLGITQTQFDSFMTLPPRSFRDYFTSYDFLKHLRIPVKVAVKMKFFTPVLYEKYYG
- the hisH gene encoding imidazole glycerol phosphate synthase subunit HisH, encoding MITIVDFGMGNLRSIQSKFDMMKIQNKIVSKSEDLADATKIILPGVGHFRAGINNLRSQDLIEPLSCKVMEEKVPILGICLGMQLLAEYSEEGDCAGLGWINGNIRRFSFEMDPQSPRVPHVGWNQVQWKRESILMKDIPEEKRFYFTHSFYFETFDENLILATTNHGITFTSAISSNNIYGTQFHPEKSHLTGLKILENFARRT